Part of the Arachis hypogaea cultivar Tifrunner chromosome 6, arahy.Tifrunner.gnm2.J5K5, whole genome shotgun sequence genome, ttttattattgactaatgataaCTCTATTTATATTAGTACAGAGAGTAAATCAAGTAAATATTTAAACTATTAGTCTCTAAGTGATAGTTTCTTGGAACTATGGAAATAGTTCGAAATAATATAGCATCAAGTTTGATTGGTGGAAAAAATTAGGTTATAGTGATTTaggtaatttagtatttttaatgatgatgtttaggataaaataaatttttatgatacttatataaaattttaaagttaaaaaataaaagagtttatttattatatttacgtttattatgaaatttttattttaaaattattttattttaaaatattatataaaattttaaagaatttgaaagaagaaattATTTTTCGTTATAaacatgtttattataatttttttaagttttaaaagctgttttaCCAGATACAATTGTGGTGCTTGTGCTTATtaaaaagtcatttttttaatttgattttaccaaACCAAAGTGCTGCAGCTTTTAAAAAACTGTATTTTAAAAGACAGTTATCATAAGCTACTTTAAAAAAGTATaagctttaccaaactaagccaaAGTGTAATGGGATAGCACAAAGCTCATATAGACGAGTATGGACAGGGATTACTCGCAATAAGAACAAATTCAGGAATGGTTTCAGTCCCCCTGGGTGTACGGCAAAATATGATTACGTTCCCGCAGCTTGAAAATCTTCTAAGCCCCCACATATAACATCCCTGCTTTCATTCATAACCATTGCCGTTCATAGTGAAATGATAAAAAGAGTCGGAATAAAAGTGGGCGGTTGAGGATGGAAATTCAGTTAGCATGGTGCAAATGCATTGTGTGAAGAGAACTGATATAGGACTTTCAAACTCCTACCAGCCATCCAAACAAATTGCAAGATGAAAAATAGAAATGTTAAAACAAAAATGTCGTCATCGTGTAGGATGTTCTTTATTGTTCAACTAATAGACGGGTTATGTGATGCAATTCACCAAAACTAGAAAGTTGATGCATTTTGAAATCTCATTAGATGCAATTGACTAAATACAGAAAGGGGGCGCACTCAAATGAATTTGAATAAAGAACAGTATTAAACTAGCATTCGTAAGCAACGATTTTAACTCAAACAAGTTTCAAAGTGATATATATATTGTTTGGTTAGTCAGCCTAACCTGGAATTGCTGCGGAACAAATCTGAAGTTGAGAAATTGAAAAGGTATCCATAATTGCCAGTTTGCCACAACAGAAGAAAACCACTCCTGCAAAATGAAATTTGAGGATGAATACGCACTTTccaatgctacaatggaaatatTCCTCTTTGTATACACATTTTACATGAATGTACAAGCTAAAAGCCTAAAACCATTAACCACACCTGTTTAAGTTTGGGGATAGCTTGTGATGGCCCTCCCTCAAGTGTGACCAATGTAGCTAAGAAAACCGCAATGAATACGGGGGAAAATAAGAACTGCAATCATATTTCACCATGCTCAGAATTAAAATACCAAACTCAGCACACAGTTAATGATTGATTAGTAACAGTACACTGTAGGGTTGGGGCCGATGAAATTTTCCTACCTGATCAATTACAAGACGCAAAAGTGCACCCAATGCTCCAGGTAGTGTAACCAATTTACTTAGATACAAGTACCTGAAGATTCAAAGCAAGAATCAGGTAAGATAATGAATTAACAACTTTGCCTTTATCAGGGCTTGAGGGACCATGCTAATATACAAGGAAATTAtcctagtaaaaaaaattaattggggaaattaaaaatttgaaaatttatcaacacAAAAGCACTGCATTTCAGAACAGAACCATAACTTAAAGCACGATAATTGCATTAGTATTTCTGAAAGCATGATAGTTGCATTGATATTTCTTAACATTAGTTAAAAATTGATCAAATTCGAAAGAACATAAAGAATTAGTTGAATTTCAGGCATGACTATAAAATGGGTTCGAGAGCACTACCAGAAATGCAATGTTGGACCTACTAAGACAAAACCAAGCAGAGTGAAATTAAACATCCTCTTCAAGTCCAAATACCGCACTTGGTCTATTACAAGCTacgaaaataaattgaatatactTAGAGAGTGCATACAATCACAAATTTTCAAATAGAAAATTAAGCATTGAATTTTAAAAGATACACatcaaaaaatcaaattcagGTGGATGCCATGTTGACCTTGATAATGAGGATTTGCTTAAAttgataaaatagataaaattcaGAAAGCAACAATATGAATGACAGAATAAAAGAAGATATCACAACACATAAGGCATAGACAATAATTAGGTTAGCCCGTAGCATTCCACTAATTAAACTTCAGATTCCTCCATGATAACATCTGATCCCCATGCAGAGCAGTAAAAAATATTGGCAACACCATAAGTTGATATAAACcatgcacaaaagaaaagtacagATTTCTtcaccttctttcttttttttttttttttataataaagttGTTAGCCATCATCTATTCGGAATAAATAAGCTTTGAATTCCTAGAAACCTTTACATTATTCAGTCCTTTGTCCACATACCATAAGGTAGCAATGCACTTGAATCATGCCTCCATGGCGTAGAATAAAGTTTCTATACGAATTTATCTGTATGTATCTCATGCATTTCATGTCATAAAGATCTGGAAATGCATATGCttcaacaaaagaatggaaacaGGGACAGCATACCTGGCATATCAAATCTCCAATTAGTGTCAAAATTGCAGATGTTATAGCTTTTACTGCAACAGGGTTTTTTCCAAGAACAGCCAAATACCTGTGGTGAACAGGTGAAGTTATGTTAGATttccaaaaaaatgaaaaaaaaaaatcccccTGAAGACTGAAAGAAGAACCCTTTGAATCTTTAATCATTTTGCTTCAGTGATCTGTATTCTCTAATGCTCAGtcattatcctttttttttttgaaaaaatttcaaccattgtTTCTTTCATAGAGTCACCCCAGGGTTCTGTTTTCTAGATCCCCCAGTGCACATCAAACAttaatttttgacaaaaaaaaaaaaaaagaagctgcAGTCACTAATCACGAATATCATATACATAAAACCCACTACCGACCGATGATAACATAGTGACTTCAATTTGCTATACTAGAGTTCATTCAGTTAACTTGTTTTGCATCCAAACAAAACATTGTTACGAgaggtaaaaaaaataataattaatataaaagagAAACATTTCTCACTAACAAGAATAACACAAATCCCTTAATCCCTAagtatgattaattgattatt contains:
- the LOC112696792 gene encoding protein sym-1-like isoform X1; amino-acid sequence: MASVTHHSLLFTNLSSQPLISCLPSSPISRLPCTQSCAHPSLTSTCSLPSFVINLRFRNSRLSALPDDASGGSRGPGGSDSGGGSGGGDGSHAGGGDNSSFLSWYLAVLGKNPVAVKAITSAILTLIGDLICQLVIDQVRYLDLKRMFNFTLLGFVLVGPTLHFWYLYLSKLVTLPGALGALLRLVIDQFLFSPVFIAVFLATLVTLEGGPSQAIPKLKQEWFSSVVANWQLWIPFQFLNFRFVPQQFQVLAANVIALVWNVILSFKAHKVVQK
- the LOC112696792 gene encoding protein sym-1-like isoform X2, with product MASVTHHSLLFTNLSSQPLISCLPSSPISRLPCTQSCAHPSLTSTCSLPSFVINLRFRNSRLSALPDDASGGSRGPGGSDSGGGSGGGDGSHAGGGDNSSFLSWYLAVLGKNPVAVKAITSAILTLIGDLICQLVIDQVRYLDLKRMFNFTLLGFVLVGPTLHFWYLYLSKLVTLPGALGALLRLVIDQFLFSPVFIAVFLATLVTLEGGPSQAIPKLKQEWFSSVVANWQLWIPFQFLNFRFVPQQFQIAYLWFKQLRQERP